Proteins encoded by one window of Mycolicibacterium cosmeticum:
- a CDS encoding MmpS family transport accessory protein — translation MTKTLSRVWLPALVVIAVVLGGLTVSQLRSVFGSNPVVVTPKGSDSAADFSPKVVVYEVFGTGSSAVINYLDLDGKPQRVPTTPLPWSVRLTTTNPSTTPNMLAQSDGQSISCRITVDDVVKDERTSTGVHAQTFCLVKSA, via the coding sequence ATGACCAAGACCCTCAGCCGCGTCTGGTTACCCGCCCTCGTCGTCATCGCGGTGGTGCTAGGCGGCCTCACGGTGTCCCAACTGCGGTCGGTGTTCGGCTCGAACCCCGTCGTCGTGACCCCCAAGGGATCCGACAGTGCCGCCGATTTCAGCCCGAAGGTCGTCGTCTACGAAGTCTTCGGAACAGGCTCCAGCGCGGTGATCAACTATCTGGATCTCGACGGCAAGCCCCAGCGGGTACCGACGACGCCCTTGCCCTGGAGTGTGCGGTTGACGACCACGAACCCCTCCACAACTCCCAACATGCTGGCCCAGAGCGACGGCCAATCCATCAGCTGCCGGATCACGGTCGATGACGTGGTCAAAGACGAAAGGACGTCCACCGGCGTGCACGCCCAGACCTTCTGCTTGGTGAAATCCGCATGA
- a CDS encoding MMPL/RND family transporter, with the protein MSAPVDDTPTEAISAARHRAHPRIPRFIRTFAIPIILGWIAIIAVLNTVVPQLEEVGKLRAVSMSPNDAPSMIATKHVGEVFKEYKTSSSVMIVLEGDQPLGAEAHAYYDTMVRELRADTEHIQHVQDFWGDSFTAAAAQSTDNKAAYVQVYIAGDQGEALANESVAAVRKVAAETPAPQGVKAYVTGPAATQADQNIVGDESMKTIELVTFGVIIVMLLIVYRSVVTTLIVLVMVAVGLTGARGIVAFLGYHNVFGLTTFSTNMVVTLAIAAATDYGIFFIGRYQEARRSGKDREAAFYDMYHGTAHVVLASGLTIAGATFCLHFTRLPYFQTMGIPLSIGMSLVVAAALTLGPALIAVCSRFGNVLEPKRLKKARGWRRIGTATVRWPGAILIGAVVVSLVGLLTLPGYHTTYNDRIYLPADISANVGYAAADRHFSQAKMNPDLMMVETDHDMRNPADFLVIDKIAKALARVHGIAQVQTITRPKGEPIEHSTIAYSVGQSGVGQIMNNDYQQTVIANTLKQADEMQTTIDSMEKMQAITEQLAAVTKSMATKMDTTSLDIQDLRDDMADFDDFFRPIRNYLYWEPHCFDIPMCQSLRSVFDALDGISKMSDDFQGLVPDIQRMADLMPQMVAIMPPMIASMKSQKQIMLNQYQAQKAQQDQTQAQQNNNTAMGEAFDQAKNDDSFYLPPEAFQTDDFKRGIKLFLSPDGHAVRFTIFHQGDPLTEEGTSRIEALKVAAADAIKGTPLEGSSVYLGGSAAMYKDMQEGANYDLLIAAVAALILIFLIMAVLTRAIVAAAVIVGTVVLSLAASFGLSVLLWQHIVGIPLHWMVLPMSVIVLLAVGADYNLLLVSRIKEEIHAGLNTGIIRAMVGTGAVVTAAGLVFAFTMGSMAVSSLIVIGQVGTTIGLGLLFDTVVVRSLMTPAIAALLGKWFWWPQRVRQRPVPSNWPAPIQKSPEEALS; encoded by the coding sequence ATGAGCGCACCCGTAGACGACACCCCGACCGAAGCGATCTCCGCCGCGCGCCACCGTGCCCATCCACGGATCCCGCGCTTCATCCGCACCTTTGCCATCCCGATCATCCTCGGCTGGATCGCGATCATCGCCGTGCTCAATACCGTTGTCCCCCAACTCGAAGAGGTGGGCAAATTGCGTGCGGTATCGATGAGCCCGAACGACGCGCCGTCGATGATCGCGACGAAACACGTCGGCGAGGTGTTCAAGGAGTACAAGACCAGCAGTTCGGTGATGATCGTGCTGGAGGGCGATCAACCGTTGGGAGCCGAGGCGCACGCCTACTACGACACGATGGTTCGAGAACTGCGTGCCGACACCGAACACATCCAGCACGTCCAGGATTTCTGGGGTGACTCGTTCACCGCGGCCGCTGCCCAGAGCACCGACAACAAGGCCGCCTACGTGCAGGTCTACATCGCCGGCGATCAGGGCGAGGCGCTGGCCAACGAATCGGTGGCCGCGGTCCGCAAGGTCGCCGCCGAAACACCGGCGCCCCAAGGGGTGAAGGCCTACGTGACCGGACCGGCAGCCACCCAGGCCGACCAGAACATCGTCGGTGACGAGAGCATGAAGACCATCGAGCTGGTCACGTTCGGGGTCATCATCGTGATGCTGCTGATCGTGTACCGCTCCGTCGTCACCACGCTGATCGTGCTGGTGATGGTGGCAGTCGGACTGACAGGCGCCCGGGGCATCGTCGCATTCCTCGGCTATCACAACGTCTTCGGCCTGACGACCTTCTCGACGAACATGGTGGTGACCCTGGCCATCGCCGCGGCCACTGACTACGGGATCTTCTTCATCGGCCGCTACCAGGAGGCGCGCCGTAGCGGCAAGGACCGCGAAGCGGCGTTCTACGACATGTATCACGGCACCGCACATGTCGTGCTGGCCTCCGGCCTGACCATCGCCGGCGCGACCTTCTGCCTGCACTTCACCCGGCTGCCCTACTTCCAGACCATGGGCATCCCACTGTCGATCGGCATGTCACTGGTCGTCGCCGCGGCCCTGACCCTGGGGCCGGCCCTCATCGCGGTGTGCAGCCGATTCGGCAACGTCCTGGAACCCAAGCGGCTCAAGAAAGCGCGGGGGTGGCGGCGCATCGGCACGGCCACCGTGCGCTGGCCGGGAGCGATCCTGATCGGTGCGGTCGTGGTGTCGCTGGTCGGCTTGCTCACCCTGCCCGGCTACCACACGACCTACAACGACCGCATCTACCTACCCGCCGACATCTCGGCGAACGTCGGATACGCCGCCGCGGACCGGCATTTCTCGCAGGCCAAGATGAATCCCGACCTGATGATGGTCGAAACCGACCACGATATGCGCAATCCCGCCGACTTCCTGGTCATCGACAAGATCGCCAAGGCACTGGCCCGGGTGCACGGAATCGCACAGGTGCAGACCATCACTCGCCCCAAAGGCGAGCCGATCGAGCACTCCACCATTGCCTACAGCGTCGGGCAGAGCGGCGTCGGGCAGATCATGAACAACGACTACCAGCAGACGGTGATCGCCAACACCCTCAAGCAGGCCGACGAGATGCAGACCACGATCGACTCGATGGAGAAGATGCAGGCCATCACCGAGCAGCTGGCCGCTGTCACCAAAAGCATGGCCACCAAGATGGACACCACCTCGTTGGACATCCAGGATCTGCGCGACGACATGGCCGATTTCGACGACTTCTTCCGCCCCATCCGCAATTACCTGTACTGGGAACCGCATTGCTTCGACATCCCGATGTGCCAGTCGTTGCGGTCGGTCTTCGACGCCCTCGATGGCATCAGCAAGATGTCAGACGATTTCCAGGGCCTGGTACCCGATATCCAGCGCATGGCCGACCTGATGCCACAGATGGTGGCAATCATGCCGCCGATGATCGCGTCGATGAAGAGTCAGAAACAGATCATGCTCAACCAGTACCAGGCCCAGAAGGCCCAACAGGACCAGACGCAGGCGCAGCAGAACAACAACACCGCCATGGGTGAGGCGTTCGACCAAGCGAAGAACGATGATTCGTTCTACCTGCCGCCGGAGGCCTTCCAGACCGACGACTTCAAACGCGGCATCAAGTTGTTCCTGTCCCCCGACGGTCACGCCGTGCGCTTCACCATCTTCCACCAGGGTGATCCGCTGACCGAGGAAGGCACCTCGCGCATCGAAGCGCTCAAGGTGGCGGCCGCCGACGCCATCAAGGGCACCCCTTTGGAGGGCTCCTCGGTCTATCTCGGGGGCAGCGCGGCCATGTACAAGGACATGCAGGAAGGGGCCAATTACGATCTGCTGATCGCCGCGGTCGCCGCCCTGATCCTGATCTTCCTCATCATGGCCGTCCTCACCCGCGCGATCGTGGCCGCGGCGGTGATCGTCGGCACCGTGGTGCTGAGCCTTGCCGCGTCCTTCGGGCTCTCGGTGTTGTTGTGGCAGCACATCGTCGGAATCCCGTTGCACTGGATGGTGCTGCCCATGTCGGTGATCGTGCTGTTGGCCGTCGGCGCGGACTACAACCTGTTGTTGGTGTCCCGCATCAAGGAGGAGATCCACGCCGGACTGAACACCGGCATCATCCGCGCCATGGTGGGCACCGGCGCCGTCGTGACGGCTGCGGGCCTGGTGTTCGCGTTCACCATGGGTTCGATGGCGGTCAGCAGCCTGATCGTGATCGGCCAGGTCGGCACCACCATCGGGCTGGGCCTGCTGTTCGACACCGTCGTGGTGCGCTCCCTGATGACGCCGGCGATCGCCGCTCTGCTGGGCAAGTGGTTCTGGTGGCCGCAACGGGTGCGCCAGCGCCCGGTCCCGTCGAATTGGCCGGCACCCATCCAGAAGTCACCCGAGGAGGCCCTGTCATGA
- a CDS encoding DUF732 domain-containing protein, translated as MKFAIGIVIACAAIGLAAPGQADPSFDRDPDTNFAHELHTYGIYGQKDYNAWIGKLVCKRLYNNVDHDAFASATFIGDNLDRHNTTQQNWQFLGAALNYYCPEKRVILDQAAAAQH; from the coding sequence ATGAAGTTCGCCATCGGTATCGTGATCGCCTGCGCCGCAATCGGGTTGGCTGCTCCCGGGCAAGCCGACCCGTCCTTCGACCGGGATCCGGACACCAACTTCGCCCACGAGTTGCACACCTACGGCATCTACGGGCAGAAGGACTACAACGCCTGGATCGGCAAACTGGTCTGCAAACGGCTCTACAACAACGTCGACCACGACGCGTTCGCCTCGGCCACGTTCATCGGCGACAACCTCGACCGACACAACACCACCCAACAGAACTGGCAGTTCCTCGGCGCCGCCCTGAACTACTACTGCCCGGAAAAACGCGTCATCCTCGACCAGGCCGCCGCCGCCCAGCACTGA
- a CDS encoding DUF5078 domain-containing protein, giving the protein MASTAIRFGIAGLALAGALTTSGIASADATDDYPIPNRILKTPCTAEQIMAAARDVEPVYYERYMIDYNNKPAADQQGAQDRIHWFFSLDYAGRRQYSEDTATNAFYEQMSWRWPNWAKLFFNNKGVAAHTTDICQNYPAGDMSVWDWH; this is encoded by the coding sequence ATGGCATCCACCGCAATCCGCTTCGGCATCGCAGGACTGGCCCTGGCCGGCGCCCTGACCACCTCGGGTATCGCTTCAGCCGACGCCACCGATGACTACCCCATCCCCAACCGCATCCTCAAAACCCCCTGCACCGCCGAACAGATCATGGCCGCCGCCCGCGACGTCGAACCCGTCTACTACGAGCGCTACATGATCGACTACAACAACAAACCCGCCGCCGACCAACAAGGCGCCCAAGACCGCATCCACTGGTTCTTCTCCCTGGACTACGCCGGCCGACGCCAATACTCCGAAGACACCGCCACCAACGCCTTCTACGAACAAATGTCCTGGCGCTGGCCCAACTGGGCAAAACTGTTCTTCAACAACAAAGGCGTCGCCGCCCACACCACCGACATCTGCCAGAATTACCCGGCAGGCGACATGTCGGTCTGGGACTGGCACTAG
- a CDS encoding TetR/AcrR family transcriptional regulator: MSGENFPVLPEHSSPKAARILEAAGQLLVARGAKGVTIADVAQKAYVGKGTVYLYWASKEELLLGLIGREFLAVAETLTAELNRDPDCARPSRFCPLALNTIDASPLVSALQAHNDSILGLLTDHPLSTSIYEALGPVAMLRTIVPIWRECGLARTEWDAGDQILAVHVLISGCIIVRAEPALLETTSDPIAVFARAIATMLETEDPSRDQVEAAAVAIKKFLADGSAKVLELISMPGAAE, from the coding sequence ATGTCTGGAGAGAACTTTCCCGTGCTGCCCGAACACAGCTCGCCCAAAGCCGCTCGTATCCTCGAAGCCGCGGGTCAGCTGCTGGTCGCTCGCGGCGCCAAAGGTGTCACCATCGCCGACGTCGCGCAGAAGGCGTATGTGGGCAAGGGCACCGTCTATCTGTACTGGGCGAGCAAGGAAGAGCTCCTGCTCGGCCTCATCGGCCGAGAATTCCTCGCCGTCGCCGAGACGTTGACGGCCGAGCTCAACCGGGACCCCGACTGTGCGCGCCCATCCCGGTTCTGCCCGCTTGCGTTGAACACCATCGACGCCAGCCCCTTGGTTTCCGCATTGCAGGCGCACAACGATTCGATTCTCGGCCTGCTCACCGACCATCCGCTGTCCACGAGCATCTATGAAGCGCTCGGACCGGTGGCAATGCTGCGAACGATCGTGCCGATCTGGCGTGAGTGCGGATTGGCCCGCACCGAGTGGGATGCCGGCGACCAGATTCTTGCTGTGCACGTGTTGATCTCAGGGTGCATCATCGTCAGGGCCGAACCCGCACTCCTGGAAACGACCAGCGACCCCATCGCGGTTTTCGCACGCGCCATCGCCACCATGCTGGAAACCGAGGATCCGAGTCGGGACCAGGTCGAGGCAGCCGCGGTCGCGATCAAGAAGTTCCTCGCCGACGGCAGCGCGAAGGTGCTGGAGCTCATCAGCATGCCGGGGGCCGCTGAGTAG
- a CDS encoding GGDEF domain-containing protein, with protein sequence MYRLRWPAGADAHAGRRQQVRLLRIYLSATTFLYAYGVVFTLFPVRTDIAYGNPVGGIVAIVLGVTALVYSAFRPQRVAVATAAAIAATPIVMAFHVTMTAEYVCLIAPMFLAMYLRAFHPPARAWALITVLIAACAGAVAIAPARHVGVITFLIIAVAIAAAAESFGLLIRAMFGAACTDPLTGLLNRAGWEIATSTLLSRCRTAVPVTVIALDIDGLKSLNDTYGHQAGDRRITEYARQWQRALSGRAALARLGGDEFAVCIVGGLPDVVGEFLRTVRAKTPEVSFGTATAASPEADIAVLYRRADAALYRSRGRPLRDDPDIATA encoded by the coding sequence ATGTACCGCCTGAGGTGGCCCGCCGGGGCCGACGCCCATGCCGGGCGCAGGCAGCAGGTGCGGCTACTGCGAATCTACTTGAGCGCGACCACTTTTCTGTATGCGTACGGCGTGGTGTTCACGTTGTTCCCGGTACGCACCGACATCGCGTACGGCAACCCGGTCGGCGGCATCGTCGCGATCGTGCTGGGGGTCACCGCGCTGGTGTACTCGGCCTTTCGGCCGCAGCGCGTCGCCGTGGCCACGGCGGCCGCGATCGCGGCGACTCCGATCGTGATGGCTTTCCACGTCACGATGACCGCCGAATACGTGTGCCTGATCGCGCCGATGTTCCTCGCCATGTACCTTCGGGCCTTTCATCCGCCGGCCCGGGCGTGGGCGTTGATCACCGTGCTCATCGCGGCGTGTGCCGGTGCCGTGGCCATCGCCCCGGCGCGGCACGTCGGGGTGATCACCTTTCTCATCATCGCCGTCGCCATCGCCGCCGCGGCCGAGTCCTTCGGCCTGCTGATCCGGGCCATGTTCGGCGCGGCATGCACCGACCCTCTGACCGGTCTGCTCAATCGCGCCGGCTGGGAGATCGCAACCTCGACCCTGCTGAGCCGATGCCGGACGGCGGTGCCGGTCACCGTGATCGCACTCGATATCGATGGGCTCAAGAGTCTCAACGACACCTATGGCCATCAGGCGGGGGACCGCCGGATCACCGAGTACGCCCGGCAATGGCAACGGGCGCTGTCCGGGCGTGCGGCGCTGGCCCGGCTGGGCGGCGATGAGTTCGCCGTCTGCATCGTCGGTGGGCTTCCCGACGTCGTCGGCGAATTCCTGCGCACCGTGCGGGCGAAGACGCCCGAGGTCAGCTTCGGCACCGCCACCGCGGCTTCACCGGAAGCCGATATCGCCGTCCTGTACCGCCGCGCCGATGCCGCGCTGTACCGCAGCCGCGGGCGCCCCCTTCGGGACGATCCGGACATCGCGACGGCATGA
- a CDS encoding DeoR/GlpR family DNA-binding transcription regulator gives MLPVVRHDAIVDAVNAASTISTDELVRMLGVSAETVRRDLALLEERGAIRRVHGGAATVAPRGEEPSFTERAGIHRPAKSEMARLAAGLLESGQTVTIDIGTSAVEVARAIPHGWRGTVATPSLLVAVELAGRPGIDVLVSGGRVRGGDLACSNGHAKAMFTDLYADIAFIGSGGVDATAGLTDYHLDEVDARRTIIANSARSFILADSSKLGQIAPHRVCGLAAVSGLITERDSAPAVTAAIREAGGVVLSA, from the coding sequence ATGCTTCCGGTTGTTCGGCACGACGCCATCGTCGACGCGGTCAATGCCGCGTCGACGATCAGCACGGATGAGCTCGTCCGGATGCTCGGGGTCTCCGCCGAAACCGTGCGCCGTGACCTGGCCCTTCTCGAGGAACGCGGGGCGATCCGCCGGGTGCACGGCGGCGCCGCGACCGTCGCACCGCGCGGCGAGGAGCCGTCCTTCACCGAACGGGCCGGCATCCATCGACCGGCCAAATCGGAGATGGCCCGGCTGGCGGCCGGACTGCTCGAGTCAGGACAAACCGTCACCATCGACATCGGCACCAGCGCCGTCGAGGTGGCCAGGGCCATCCCGCACGGCTGGCGCGGCACCGTGGCCACGCCCTCGCTGCTGGTCGCCGTCGAACTGGCGGGCCGGCCCGGCATCGACGTCCTGGTGTCCGGCGGACGCGTCCGTGGCGGTGATCTGGCCTGCTCGAACGGGCACGCCAAGGCGATGTTCACCGATCTGTACGCCGACATCGCGTTCATCGGGTCCGGCGGCGTGGACGCCACCGCCGGACTGACCGACTACCACCTCGACGAGGTGGACGCCCGCCGCACCATCATCGCCAACAGCGCCCGATCGTTCATCCTCGCCGACTCGTCGAAGCTCGGTCAGATCGCACCCCATCGGGTGTGCGGACTGGCTGCGGTCAGCGGGCTGATCACCGAACGGGATTCCGCTCCGGCGGTCACCGCGGCCATCCGCGAGGCGGGAGGTGTCGTGCTGTCAGCGTGA
- a CDS encoding amino acid permease: MTHTPTSADPADASGVARFGYRESFERTTGRFASFAVAFAFVSIATGIFTTYGSVLNSSGPLGIWTWPIVVIGQLAVALLIGALAARIPVTGYAYQWVSRLANPVLGWITGWVSFTFLAIVVSAVDYTVAATVLPALFGFQGTPATAFLITATVLVLQAVLVGLSTKWTERVNNFAVTAELIGMVALVALLLIVGVIAHKLHVGNLFSTGDVSPENYWSFGTATSAGPWMLGFLLGAFTIVGFESAANLAEETKRPEVVVPRAMWQAVLASGVLGFLFLLVVTAAVSNPGELAESGTPIADVIQDILGSFVGTALLVLVAIAIFACGLVILMTGVRLVWAMSRDERFPGWQVLRTVSPRFKTPLNATVFMTVVAAAILGLFSTSTDALFKLFSAATLLPAIIYAITVALYITKRRRLPRSAGFSLGRFELPIIVVAVVWLVFELSLFRDASFRDPWLYVLVMVVLGAVYLGYLLVTRGTRGLRMPEMRSIDAELDEAATP; encoded by the coding sequence ATGACACATACTCCCACATCCGCGGACCCGGCCGACGCGTCCGGCGTCGCCCGCTTCGGCTACCGCGAATCCTTCGAGCGCACCACCGGCCGATTCGCCTCGTTCGCGGTCGCCTTCGCGTTCGTCTCGATCGCCACCGGCATCTTCACCACCTACGGAAGCGTTCTCAATTCCTCTGGCCCGCTGGGCATCTGGACCTGGCCCATCGTGGTCATCGGCCAGCTCGCCGTCGCCCTGCTCATCGGAGCCCTCGCCGCGCGGATACCCGTCACCGGCTACGCCTATCAGTGGGTGTCGCGGCTGGCCAATCCCGTGCTCGGTTGGATCACCGGATGGGTGTCCTTCACCTTCCTGGCCATCGTGGTCAGCGCCGTCGACTACACGGTGGCCGCCACGGTGCTGCCCGCCCTGTTCGGCTTCCAGGGCACCCCGGCCACCGCATTTCTGATCACCGCGACCGTCCTGGTGTTGCAGGCTGTCCTGGTGGGTCTGTCGACGAAATGGACCGAGCGGGTCAACAACTTCGCGGTGACCGCCGAGCTCATCGGCATGGTCGCGCTGGTGGCGTTGCTGCTCATCGTCGGCGTCATCGCACACAAGCTGCACGTCGGCAACCTGTTCTCCACCGGGGACGTGTCACCCGAGAATTACTGGAGCTTCGGGACTGCGACCTCGGCCGGCCCCTGGATGCTCGGCTTCCTGCTGGGCGCCTTCACCATCGTCGGATTCGAATCCGCCGCCAATCTCGCCGAGGAAACCAAACGGCCGGAAGTCGTTGTCCCCCGCGCCATGTGGCAAGCGGTGTTGGCGTCTGGTGTGCTCGGCTTCCTGTTCCTGCTCGTGGTGACGGCGGCGGTGAGCAACCCCGGCGAGCTCGCCGAGTCCGGCACCCCGATCGCCGACGTCATCCAGGACATCCTCGGATCGTTCGTCGGCACCGCGCTGCTGGTGCTGGTCGCCATCGCGATCTTCGCGTGCGGTCTGGTCATCCTGATGACCGGGGTCCGGCTGGTGTGGGCCATGTCGCGCGACGAACGTTTCCCCGGCTGGCAGGTGCTGCGCACCGTCTCCCCGCGCTTCAAGACGCCACTGAACGCCACGGTGTTCATGACCGTCGTCGCGGCGGCCATCCTCGGGTTGTTCTCCACCAGCACCGACGCCCTCTTCAAACTGTTCTCGGCCGCAACGCTTCTGCCCGCGATCATCTACGCAATCACCGTGGCGCTCTACATCACCAAACGGCGCCGGCTTCCCCGCAGCGCCGGCTTCAGCCTGGGCCGATTCGAACTGCCGATCATCGTCGTCGCGGTGGTGTGGCTGGTGTTCGAACTGTCGTTGTTCCGCGACGCCTCCTTCCGTGACCCCTGGCTCTACGTCCTGGTGATGGTCGTCCTCGGTGCCGTCTACCTCGGCTACCTGCTGGTCACCCGCGGCACCCGTGGGCTCCGGATGCCCGAGATGCGGTCCATCGACGCCGAACTAGACGAAGCGGCCACGCCATGA
- a CDS encoding FGGY family carbohydrate kinase — protein MTVLAIDQGTSGTKAIVVDPADGVCGVAEVPVHPRYLDGGGVEQDPGELLESVLAAGRAAVAEAHRPIAAVSLANQGETVLAWDPASGRPLTQAIVWQDRRAEALCSELSEHRETLTARTGLVLDPYFSAPKMAWLRRNVESAGVVTTSDTWLLHQLTGEFVTDATTASRSLLTDLGGDGWSADLLALFGLAGESMPRIAGNDEIVGATSAFGGDVPVGGIVVDQQAALLAEGCLAAGTAKCTFGTGAFLLANTGNTPVLSSTGLTSSVAWRVAGRDTFCVDGQVYTAASAVRWLASLGIITGAADLDAVAAADNAGVLCVPALAGLAAPWWQSGATATFSGMTLSSERGHLVLALLQGIAAQIGELVTAIGPQTTLTRLRADGGLTQSRVLMQAVADILQVPVDVYPSPHATALGAAALAQLSLHPARGLPGVVPHWSASASYEPAWSPERSAEFRSLWRALASTTYPHPRNPE, from the coding sequence ATGACGGTGCTGGCCATCGATCAGGGCACCTCGGGCACCAAGGCCATCGTGGTGGACCCCGCCGACGGCGTCTGCGGGGTCGCCGAGGTGCCGGTGCACCCGCGGTATCTGGACGGAGGCGGGGTGGAGCAAGACCCCGGCGAGCTGTTGGAGTCGGTCCTGGCGGCCGGGCGCGCCGCCGTCGCCGAGGCGCACCGGCCCATCGCGGCGGTGTCGCTGGCCAATCAGGGCGAGACGGTGTTGGCCTGGGACCCGGCCAGCGGACGCCCACTGACCCAGGCCATCGTCTGGCAGGACCGCAGAGCCGAAGCACTGTGCTCGGAACTGTCCGAGCACCGCGAAACCCTGACGGCACGAACGGGCCTGGTGCTCGATCCCTATTTCTCCGCACCCAAGATGGCGTGGCTGCGCCGCAACGTCGAGTCCGCGGGTGTCGTGACGACCTCGGACACCTGGCTGCTGCACCAACTGACCGGCGAGTTCGTCACCGATGCCACCACCGCCAGCCGGTCGCTGCTGACCGACCTCGGCGGCGACGGCTGGAGTGCCGACCTGCTCGCCCTGTTCGGGCTCGCCGGGGAGTCGATGCCGAGGATCGCCGGGAACGACGAGATCGTCGGCGCCACTTCGGCATTCGGAGGCGATGTTCCCGTCGGCGGTATCGTCGTCGACCAGCAGGCGGCATTGCTGGCCGAAGGCTGTCTGGCGGCGGGCACCGCGAAATGCACGTTCGGTACCGGCGCCTTCCTGCTGGCGAACACCGGCAACACGCCGGTGCTCTCCAGCACCGGGCTGACCTCGTCGGTGGCCTGGCGAGTGGCCGGGCGCGACACCTTCTGCGTCGACGGGCAGGTCTACACCGCCGCATCGGCGGTGCGCTGGCTGGCCTCGCTCGGCATCATCACCGGCGCCGCCGACCTGGACGCTGTCGCCGCCGCGGACAACGCCGGTGTGCTGTGTGTCCCCGCCCTGGCCGGCCTGGCCGCGCCGTGGTGGCAGTCGGGTGCCACCGCAACGTTTTCCGGGATGACGCTGTCCAGTGAACGCGGCCACCTGGTGCTGGCGCTGTTGCAGGGCATCGCCGCCCAGATCGGGGAGCTGGTGACCGCCATCGGACCGCAGACCACACTGACCCGGCTGCGCGCCGACGGCGGGCTGACCCAGTCCAGGGTGCTCATGCAGGCGGTCGCCGATATCTTGCAAGTGCCCGTCGACGTATACCCGTCACCACATGCCACGGCACTGGGCGCCGCGGCGCTGGCCCAACTGAGCCTGCATCCCGCCCGGGGGCTGCCCGGAGTCGTCCCGCACTGGTCGGCTTCGGCGAGTTACGAACCGGCCTGGAGCCCCGAGCGTTCCGCCGAATTCCGTTCGCTGTGGCGAGCCTTGGCCTCCACCACCTACCCGCACCCTAGGAACCCCGAGTGA